The Pseudomonas parafulva genome includes a window with the following:
- the rmf gene encoding ribosome modulation factor, giving the protein MRRLKRDPLERAFSRGYQYGVTGKSRELCPFTLPSVRQAWINGWREGRGDNWDGMTGTAGIHRLNENHAVG; this is encoded by the coding sequence ATGAGAAGACTTAAGCGTGATCCGTTGGAAAGAGCATTTTCACGTGGCTACCAATATGGAGTCACCGGCAAATCCCGGGAGCTTTGCCCCTTTACCCTGCCATCTGTTCGTCAAGCCTGGATCAATGGCTGGCGGGAGGGCCGCGGTGACAACTGGGACGGTATGACTGGCACCGCCGGTATCCACAGGCTCAACGAAAATCACGCCGTAGGCTGA
- the rlmKL gene encoding bifunctional 23S rRNA (guanine(2069)-N(7))-methyltransferase RlmK/23S rRNA (guanine(2445)-N(2))-methyltransferase RlmL yields the protein MSDRFELYLTCPKGLESLLAEEARSLGLDEVREHTSAIRGAADMETAYRLCLWSRLANRVLLVLKRFSMKNADDLYHGVNAVEWADHLAADGTLAVEFSGHGSGIDNTHFGALKVKDAIVDKLRNRDGLRPSVEKIDPDVRVHLRLDRGEAILSLDLSGHSLHQRGYRLQQGAAPLKENLAAAVLIRSGWPRIAAQGGALADPMCGVGTFLVEAAMIAADIAPNLKRERWGFTAWLGHVPALWRKVHEQAQARAEAGLAKPALWIRGYEADPRLIQPGRNNVERAGLSDWVKIYQGEVSTFEPRPDQNQKGLVISNPPYGERLGDEASLLYLYQNLGERLRQACMGWEAAVFTGAAQLGKRMGLRSHKQYAFWNGALPCKLLLFKVQPDQFVTGERRTEQPQAPQAHEPAPLASEPARLSEGAQMFANRLQKNLRQLGKWARREQVSCYRLYDADMPEYALAVDVYQDWVHVQEYAAPRSIDPDKAQGRLLDALAAIPQALGISPQRVVLKRRERQSGTRQYERQGTEGRFQEVSEAGVKLLVNLTDYLDTGLFLDHRPMRVRIQREAAGKRFLNLFCYTATATVHAAKGGARSTTSVDLSKTYLDWARRNLALNGFSERNRLEQGDVMAWLEAERESYDLIFIDPPTFSNSKRMEGVFDVQRDHVQLLDLAMARLAPGGVLYFSNNFRKFQLDEHLSARYAVEEITAQTLDPDFARNNRIHRAWKLQLR from the coding sequence ATGTCGGACCGTTTCGAACTCTACCTCACTTGTCCCAAAGGCCTTGAAAGCCTGCTTGCAGAAGAGGCCCGCAGCCTGGGTCTGGACGAGGTCCGTGAACACACCTCGGCCATCCGCGGGGCTGCCGACATGGAGACCGCCTACCGCTTGTGCCTGTGGTCTCGGTTGGCAAACCGCGTATTGCTGGTACTCAAGCGTTTTTCCATGAAAAACGCCGACGACCTGTATCACGGTGTCAACGCCGTGGAGTGGGCTGATCACCTGGCCGCCGATGGTACCCTGGCAGTTGAGTTCAGCGGTCATGGGTCGGGAATCGACAATACCCATTTCGGCGCCCTCAAGGTCAAGGATGCCATTGTCGACAAACTGCGCAACCGTGACGGGCTACGCCCGTCGGTGGAGAAGATCGACCCGGATGTGCGCGTCCACCTGCGTCTTGACCGGGGCGAAGCGATCCTGTCGCTGGACCTTTCCGGCCATAGTCTGCATCAGCGGGGCTATCGCCTGCAGCAAGGTGCAGCACCGCTCAAGGAAAACCTCGCCGCCGCGGTGTTGATTCGCTCCGGCTGGCCACGCATCGCGGCCCAGGGCGGCGCACTGGCCGACCCCATGTGTGGTGTCGGCACCTTCCTGGTCGAGGCGGCCATGATCGCCGCGGACATCGCTCCCAACCTCAAGCGTGAGCGTTGGGGGTTCACGGCGTGGCTGGGCCATGTGCCCGCGCTCTGGCGCAAGGTGCATGAACAGGCGCAGGCGCGCGCCGAGGCTGGCCTGGCCAAACCTGCATTGTGGATCCGCGGCTATGAAGCCGATCCGCGCTTGATCCAGCCAGGGCGCAACAACGTCGAGCGTGCAGGCCTGAGCGATTGGGTGAAGATCTATCAAGGCGAAGTGAGCACATTCGAGCCGCGCCCGGACCAGAACCAGAAAGGCTTGGTCATCAGCAACCCACCCTACGGGGAGCGTCTGGGTGACGAAGCCAGCCTGCTTTACCTTTACCAGAACCTTGGCGAACGCCTGCGTCAGGCATGCATGGGTTGGGAAGCTGCCGTCTTTACCGGCGCTGCGCAGCTGGGCAAGCGCATGGGCCTGCGTAGCCACAAGCAGTACGCATTCTGGAACGGTGCACTGCCCTGCAAACTGCTGTTGTTCAAGGTCCAGCCGGACCAGTTCGTCACCGGCGAGCGCCGGACCGAACAGCCGCAAGCCCCGCAAGCACACGAGCCGGCGCCATTGGCCAGCGAGCCTGCACGCCTGTCCGAGGGTGCGCAGATGTTCGCTAACCGCCTGCAGAAAAACCTTCGGCAACTGGGCAAGTGGGCTCGCCGCGAACAGGTCAGCTGTTACCGTCTGTACGATGCGGATATGCCCGAATACGCCCTGGCTGTAGACGTGTATCAGGACTGGGTGCACGTGCAGGAATACGCGGCACCGCGTTCGATCGACCCCGACAAGGCACAGGGTCGTCTGCTCGACGCGCTGGCGGCCATCCCCCAGGCCCTTGGTATTTCGCCACAACGCGTAGTGCTCAAGCGCCGAGAGCGTCAAAGCGGAACCCGTCAGTACGAGCGCCAGGGCACGGAAGGTCGTTTTCAGGAAGTGTCGGAAGCTGGGGTCAAGCTGCTGGTCAATCTTACCGACTACCTCGATACCGGCCTGTTTCTGGACCATCGGCCGATGCGCGTACGCATTCAGCGTGAGGCGGCCGGCAAGCGTTTCCTGAACTTGTTCTGCTATACCGCGACGGCGACTGTACATGCCGCCAAAGGCGGGGCGCGCAGCACCACCAGTGTCGACCTGTCGAAAACCTATCTGGACTGGGCGCGGCGCAACTTGGCGCTCAACGGCTTTTCAGAGCGCAATCGTCTGGAGCAGGGCGATGTCATGGCGTGGTTGGAGGCCGAACGTGAAAGCTACGACCTGATCTTCATCGACCCGCCCACGTTCTCCAACTCCAAGCGCATGGAAGGTGTGTTCGACGTCCAGCGCGACCACGTTCAGTTGCTGGACTTGGCGATGGCGCGTCTGGCCCCAGGTGGCGTGCTGTATTTTTCCAACAACTTCCGCAAGTTCCAGCTCGACGAGCACCTGTCTGCTCGTTACGCCGTGGAAGAAATCACCGCCCAGACGCTTGACCCGGACTTCGCCCGCAACAACCGCATCCACCGTGCCTGGAAGCTGCAGTTGCGTTGA
- the dacB gene encoding D-alanyl-D-alanine carboxypeptidase/D-alanyl-D-alanine-endopeptidase, which produces MIKTLRPILLAGLLLPLALTSQAAAVNTSLPPKVQQALKANKLQDTALSLVMLPLDGPGTATVFNADVSVNPASTMKLVTTYAALELLGPTYQWKTEFFTDGTLSNGVLNGNLYLKGGGDPKLNMEKLWLLMRDLRANGVRTITGDLVLDRSHFVQPNLPQFNDDGGDQNKPFLVKPDALLVNLKALRFVARNDGGRVSVAVEPPIASIRIDNQVKAINSKNCAGDVRYNPVPQPDGITVTVSGQLGDGCNSQTYLSLLDHPTYAAGAVRAIWSELGGTIQGADRIENVPKSARLLARAFSPDLVEIIRDINKYSNNTMAQQLFLSLGAQFRTDADGDDARAAQRVVRQWLAKKGITAPHLVMENGSGLSRAERVSTREMAAMLQAAWKSPYAAEFMSSLPLVGMDGTMRKRLKRTAMTGEGHIKTGTLNTVRAIAGFSRDSNGHTWAVAAILNDPKPWGASQVLDQVLLDLYRQPSAGASTAAK; this is translated from the coding sequence ATGATCAAAACGCTCCGCCCCATCCTACTCGCCGGCCTGTTGCTGCCTTTGGCCCTGACCAGCCAGGCCGCTGCGGTCAATACAAGCCTTCCACCCAAGGTGCAGCAGGCACTCAAGGCCAATAAGCTACAAGACACGGCATTGTCATTGGTGATGCTGCCCTTGGATGGCCCCGGCACAGCCACGGTGTTCAACGCCGACGTGTCCGTGAACCCTGCCTCGACCATGAAGTTGGTCACCACCTATGCTGCCCTGGAGCTGCTGGGGCCGACCTACCAGTGGAAAACCGAGTTCTTCACCGACGGCACGCTCAGCAACGGTGTACTCAACGGCAACCTCTATCTCAAAGGTGGAGGCGATCCGAAGCTGAACATGGAAAAGCTGTGGTTGCTGATGCGTGACCTGCGCGCCAACGGTGTGCGCACCATTACAGGTGACCTGGTGCTCGACCGCAGCCATTTCGTGCAGCCCAATCTTCCGCAATTCAATGACGACGGGGGTGATCAGAACAAGCCGTTCCTGGTGAAGCCTGACGCATTGCTGGTCAATCTCAAGGCCTTGCGCTTCGTGGCGCGCAACGATGGCGGCAGGGTCAGCGTTGCCGTGGAGCCACCGATTGCCAGCATTCGCATAGACAATCAGGTCAAGGCTATCAACAGCAAGAACTGCGCCGGCGACGTACGCTACAACCCCGTGCCACAGCCGGACGGCATCACCGTGACGGTCAGTGGTCAACTGGGCGATGGCTGCAACTCCCAGACCTACCTCTCGCTGCTCGATCACCCGACCTATGCCGCCGGTGCGGTACGTGCCATCTGGAGCGAGCTGGGGGGTACCATCCAAGGTGCCGATCGCATCGAAAACGTGCCCAAAAGCGCCCGGTTGCTTGCGCGTGCATTCTCACCGGACTTGGTCGAAATCATCCGTGACATCAACAAGTACAGCAACAACACCATGGCTCAGCAGCTGTTCCTGAGCCTGGGTGCCCAGTTCCGGACCGATGCCGATGGCGATGACGCCCGTGCCGCGCAGCGTGTCGTGCGCCAGTGGCTGGCCAAGAAAGGCATCACTGCACCGCATCTGGTGATGGAAAACGGCTCAGGCCTATCCCGGGCCGAGCGCGTGAGCACTCGTGAGATGGCAGCCATGCTGCAAGCGGCCTGGAAAAGCCCTTACGCTGCCGAGTTCATGAGCTCGCTGCCGCTGGTGGGTATGGATGGCACCATGCGCAAACGGCTCAAGCGTACCGCCATGACCGGTGAGGGCCACATCAAGACCGGTACGCTCAACACCGTACGCGCAATCGCTGGTTTCAGCCGTGACAGCAACGGCCATACCTGGGCAGTCGCTGCTATCCTCAACGACCCCAAACCGTGGGGCGCCTCTCAAGTGCTTGACCAGGTGCTGCTGGACCTCTACCGCCAGCCCAGCGCAGGCGCCAGTACAGCCGCCAAGTGA
- a CDS encoding YggL family protein, with translation MATNRSRRLRKKLCVDEFQELGFELNLEFKEDLDDQAIDAFLDAFLAEAMDANGLDYVGGDDYGLVCSVKRGSVTEEQRAAVESWLKGRSELTKVEVSPLLDAWYPEKPINKAE, from the coding sequence ATGGCCACAAACCGCTCCCGTCGTCTGCGCAAGAAGCTGTGTGTCGACGAGTTTCAGGAATTGGGCTTCGAGCTGAACCTGGAATTCAAAGAGGATCTGGATGACCAGGCAATCGATGCATTCCTCGACGCGTTCCTTGCCGAAGCCATGGATGCCAACGGCCTCGACTATGTCGGCGGTGACGATTACGGCTTGGTGTGCTCGGTCAAGCGTGGCTCGGTCACCGAAGAGCAGCGCGCTGCCGTCGAAAGCTGGCTCAAAGGCCGCAGCGAACTGACCAAGGTCGAAGTCAGCCCACTGCTCGACGCCTGGTACCCGGAAAAGCCGATCAACAAGGCAGAGTAA
- a CDS encoding ATP-binding protein, whose product MARFIALLLLVATLPGNLANAGQQGASQLSLVARSTARPAMPAITPEQQQWLNARHELVVGTSAPDYPPFDISSGGRDYQGLTAEYASLLGKALDLPVRVLRYPSRQAALQALKQGDIDLLGSANGYDANYEGVVLSHAYAIDQPVLVTREDEHRALDTGLAGMRLGMLYHYLPRKEVLSVYPDAKVLAFGSSSEALNAVAFGQADVFIGDTISTHYQLNRGHLPRLRMASFGNHEAFGFGFALRKQDTVLLALVNAALDSQSPALRSSIFKRWSAGSDLLLTDRKLRLTRTEEQWLQRHPVMRVVVDGTAAPLSYFDKSGYFRGITADLLELISLRTGLRFEVQRASGIADMIARVKDGRADVIAALASGGIDQNDLQISQAYLDSTYVLVNHKDNAAATSLDDLRGKRIAITRYSALDTMLSRYHPQIGWIETESSYYSMALLNSGAVDAVITTLIDANHALASNPDLIIRTTVGSEPASYAMATSTPSKTLISILDKALSSISPEELGVINNRWRGFTLFEDAKGEGVRRLTVLVALGAAVLLLLALLWNARLRLQIRQRQQAERALNDQVAFMRALLNGTPHPMYVRDREGCLQSCNYSYLEAVQASAEEVLGKQLESSLFADCEQTRQIQNDYAKVMAAGTPLIMDRPLRIKGREITIYHWILPYRDSLGEVQGIIGGWIDISDRRQLVNELRQAKQQADDANRAKSTFLATISHEIRTPMNAVIGMLELAVKRAEQGQVDRGALQLAHHSAKDLLGLIGDILDIVRIESGHLTLVPEVVDLAELLESVGRIFEGQARQKGLALEVIIEPAARCHVLLDPLRFKQVLSNLVSNAIKFTEHGQVRIHAKLLQNEDSASSLLDMEVRDSGIGIRPDDIERLFHPFVQANPHSQGARVGTGLGLTICRTLCEMMGADLSIKSLEGLGTQVRVKMPLQQADTAVQSAPVPAAERLLTPDPHLKVLVIDDHPANLQLMAQQLGYLGLQHATAEDGREGLSAWRAGDFDVLVLDCNMPHMNGYQLATAVRAEEQRTGRRRCTILGYTANAQPEVRRKCLDSGMDDCLLKPISLSTLSQHLAAVNMQRRKKNRRKPYCLDGLNAVVGHDPADHLRFLQTLQRSLETDFTLLMDLKPDQDQQAIAAQAHKILSAARMLEAAALMRACAALESEDLTPAQVRVRRQALARHMRRVHRALTLDLSTTTCKQAGNRTC is encoded by the coding sequence ATGGCACGTTTTATCGCCCTCCTGCTCCTGGTCGCCACACTGCCAGGCAACCTGGCGAACGCCGGGCAGCAAGGCGCGTCCCAGCTGTCCCTGGTCGCTCGCTCCACCGCACGGCCCGCCATGCCTGCGATCACCCCTGAACAACAGCAATGGCTGAATGCTCGCCACGAACTGGTGGTCGGCACCTCTGCCCCGGATTATCCACCTTTTGACATCAGCAGTGGGGGGCGCGACTACCAAGGCCTTACCGCAGAGTACGCCAGCCTGCTGGGCAAGGCGCTTGACCTGCCGGTACGCGTGCTGCGCTATCCAAGCCGCCAAGCGGCGCTGCAGGCGCTCAAACAAGGCGACATCGATCTGCTAGGCAGTGCCAACGGCTATGACGCCAACTATGAAGGCGTGGTGCTGTCGCACGCCTACGCCATCGACCAACCCGTGCTGGTCACGCGAGAGGACGAACATCGGGCGCTGGACACTGGCCTGGCAGGCATGCGCCTTGGCATGCTGTATCACTACCTGCCCAGGAAAGAAGTACTCAGTGTCTATCCCGATGCCAAGGTCCTGGCCTTCGGATCATCCAGCGAAGCCTTGAATGCGGTGGCGTTCGGCCAGGCCGATGTCTTCATCGGCGACACGATTTCCACCCACTATCAACTCAACCGCGGGCACCTGCCAAGGCTGCGTATGGCCAGCTTTGGCAACCATGAAGCATTTGGCTTCGGCTTCGCCCTACGCAAGCAAGACACGGTACTGCTCGCGCTGGTCAATGCTGCGCTCGACAGTCAGTCCCCCGCCCTGCGTTCGAGCATATTCAAACGCTGGAGTGCAGGCAGCGATTTGCTTTTGACCGACCGCAAGCTTCGACTGACGCGTACCGAAGAGCAGTGGTTGCAGCGTCATCCAGTCATGCGTGTCGTTGTCGACGGTACGGCGGCGCCATTGTCCTACTTCGACAAATCGGGCTATTTCCGCGGCATCACCGCCGACCTGCTGGAACTGATCAGCCTGCGTACGGGCTTGCGTTTCGAGGTGCAACGGGCCAGTGGCATCGCGGACATGATTGCCCGGGTCAAGGACGGGCGCGCCGATGTGATCGCTGCACTGGCAAGCGGCGGCATCGACCAGAACGATCTGCAGATCAGTCAGGCATATCTGGACAGCACCTACGTGCTGGTCAATCACAAGGACAACGCGGCAGCCACTTCGCTGGACGATCTGCGTGGGAAGCGGATAGCAATCACGCGCTACAGCGCCCTAGACACCATGCTCTCGCGCTACCACCCGCAAATTGGCTGGATAGAAACGGAAAGCTCGTACTACTCCATGGCCCTGCTCAACAGCGGAGCAGTGGATGCGGTCATCACCACACTGATCGACGCCAACCATGCCTTGGCCAGCAATCCCGACCTGATCATCCGCACCACAGTGGGCAGCGAACCTGCCAGTTATGCAATGGCCACCAGTACCCCCTCCAAAACCCTCATTTCAATACTGGACAAGGCACTTTCGAGCATTTCACCTGAAGAGCTGGGGGTAATCAACAACCGCTGGCGAGGCTTCACCCTGTTCGAAGATGCCAAGGGCGAGGGGGTGCGCCGCTTGACGGTATTGGTAGCCCTGGGTGCGGCGGTATTGCTGCTGCTGGCCCTGTTATGGAATGCCCGCCTGCGTTTGCAGATCCGTCAACGCCAGCAAGCAGAGCGCGCCCTGAACGATCAGGTGGCATTCATGCGCGCATTGCTCAACGGTACGCCACACCCGATGTACGTCCGTGATCGCGAAGGCTGCCTGCAAAGCTGCAACTACAGCTACCTCGAAGCGGTCCAGGCCAGCGCCGAGGAGGTCCTGGGCAAGCAACTGGAGAGCAGCCTGTTTGCCGACTGCGAACAGACCCGACAAATCCAGAACGACTACGCCAAGGTGATGGCGGCTGGTACGCCGTTGATCATGGACCGTCCCTTGCGCATCAAGGGCCGGGAAATCACCATCTACCACTGGATCCTGCCCTACCGGGATTCGTTGGGCGAGGTACAGGGCATCATTGGCGGATGGATCGATATCAGCGACCGCCGCCAGCTGGTCAACGAGTTGCGTCAAGCCAAGCAGCAGGCCGATGACGCCAACCGGGCCAAGAGCACGTTCCTGGCCACCATCAGTCATGAAATCCGCACGCCCATGAACGCCGTCATCGGCATGCTCGAACTCGCCGTCAAGCGCGCCGAACAGGGTCAGGTCGATCGCGGCGCCCTTCAGCTGGCCCACCATTCGGCCAAGGACCTGCTTGGCTTGATTGGCGATATCCTGGACATCGTGCGCATAGAGTCAGGGCACCTCACGCTGGTCCCTGAAGTGGTCGACCTGGCTGAATTGCTCGAGTCGGTAGGGCGCATATTCGAAGGCCAGGCTAGGCAGAAAGGACTGGCGCTGGAAGTCATCATCGAGCCCGCGGCACGTTGTCATGTCCTGCTGGACCCCTTGCGTTTCAAGCAAGTGCTGTCCAACCTGGTGAGCAATGCCATCAAGTTCACCGAGCACGGGCAGGTACGCATCCACGCCAAGCTACTACAGAACGAAGACAGCGCCAGCTCGCTGTTAGACATGGAGGTGCGCGACAGTGGCATTGGTATCCGCCCGGACGACATAGAACGGCTATTCCATCCGTTCGTTCAGGCGAACCCGCACAGCCAGGGCGCACGCGTCGGCACCGGGTTGGGCCTTACTATCTGCCGCACACTCTGCGAAATGATGGGAGCCGACCTCAGTATCAAGAGCCTGGAAGGCCTGGGCACACAAGTCCGGGTGAAGATGCCGCTGCAACAGGCCGACACTGCAGTGCAATCGGCACCGGTACCAGCTGCCGAACGCTTGCTGACACCCGACCCTCACCTCAAAGTGCTGGTGATCGACGATCACCCTGCTAACCTGCAACTGATGGCGCAGCAGCTCGGTTACCTCGGGCTGCAGCACGCGACGGCTGAGGACGGTCGCGAAGGCCTGTCGGCATGGCGTGCAGGCGACTTCGATGTGCTGGTACTCGATTGCAACATGCCCCACATGAACGGCTACCAATTGGCGACTGCGGTACGTGCCGAAGAGCAACGAACAGGACGCAGACGCTGCACGATCCTGGGCTACACCGCCAACGCACAACCCGAGGTACGGCGCAAATGCCTTGACTCGGGCATGGACGATTGCCTGCTCAAACCCATCAGCCTCAGCACCCTGAGTCAGCACCTTGCAGCAGTGAACATGCAGCGCCGAAAAAAGAACCGACGCAAACCCTATTGCCTGGATGGACTCAACGCGGTGGTTGGGCATGACCCGGCTGATCATCTGCGATTCCTGCAGACGCTGCAACGAAGCCTGGAGACAGACTTCACGCTCTTGATGGACCTGAAGCCTGATCAAGATCAACAGGCCATCGCCGCCCAAGCGCACAAAATCCTGAGCGCAGCACGCATGCTGGAAGCGGCAGCGCTGATGCGGGCCTGCGCCGCCCTTGAAAGTGAGGACCTCACCCCTGCCCAAGTGCGAGTGCGACGACAAGCCCTGGCCAGGCACATGCGCCGTGTGCACCGAGCGCTGACGCTGGACTTGTCGACAACCACGTGCAAGCAGGCGGGCAACCGGACGTGTTAA
- a CDS encoding response regulator transcription factor produces the protein MYSIFIVDDHPVIRLAVRMLLENQNYKIAGESDNGVDAMQMIRETNPDLIILDISIPKLDGLEVLARFQSMAMSQKILVLTAQSPALFAVRCMQSGAAGYVCKQEDLSELLSAVKAVLAGYNYFPSQAMQTHAPVDNDLQLLSTVNDRELMVLQLFAQGRTNKEIAKGMFLSSKTVSTYKKRLMHKLEASTLVDLIDMAKRNALV, from the coding sequence ATGTACTCCATATTCATCGTCGACGACCATCCGGTAATCCGGCTGGCAGTGCGCATGCTTCTGGAAAATCAGAATTACAAAATCGCTGGCGAATCGGACAACGGCGTGGATGCCATGCAGATGATTCGCGAAACCAATCCAGACCTGATCATCCTGGACATCAGCATCCCCAAGCTCGATGGCTTGGAAGTACTGGCACGGTTTCAGTCGATGGCAATGTCACAGAAAATCCTGGTGCTGACCGCGCAGTCGCCAGCGCTGTTCGCAGTGCGCTGCATGCAATCAGGGGCAGCGGGCTATGTCTGCAAGCAAGAAGACCTGAGCGAACTACTCAGCGCGGTCAAGGCGGTTTTGGCTGGGTACAACTACTTTCCCAGCCAGGCGATGCAGACTCATGCACCTGTTGACAACGACCTGCAACTTCTAAGTACCGTCAATGATCGGGAATTGATGGTTCTTCAACTTTTCGCACAAGGGCGAACCAACAAGGAGATTGCAAAAGGCATGTTTCTAAGCAGCAAGACGGTCAGTACCTACAAGAAACGCCTCATGCACAAACTCGAAGCCAGCACGCTGGTCGATCTGATCGACATGGCTAAGCGCAACGCACTGGTCTGA
- a CDS encoding deoxyguanosinetriphosphate triphosphohydrolase, translating into MDWHTLLTRERLGKAQYSAEELGRSPFHKDHDRIIFSGAFRRLGRKTQVHPFTSNDHIHTRLTHSLEVSCVGRSLGMRVGETLRTSLPDWCDPSDLGMVVQSACLAHDIGNPPFGHSGEDAIRHWFQQAANRGWLDDMRDDERADFLNFEGNAQGFRVLTQLEYHQFDGGTRLTYATLGTYLKYPWSARHADALGYKKHKFGSYQSELPLLEQIAGRLGLPQVDDQRWARHPLVYLMEAADDICYGLIDLEDGLEMELLQYAEVETLLLDLVGSDLPETYRQLGPSDSRRRKLAILRGKAIEHLTNAAALAFVEQQDALLAGHLTGDLVEHMHGPAKRCVLHAKAMARNKIFQDKRKTLHEIGAYTTLEILLNTFCGAALEQHGGRTPSFKSRRVLDLLGNNAPDPHGSLYQAFLRMIDFIAGMTDSYASEMAREMTGRSGSA; encoded by the coding sequence TTGGATTGGCATACCCTGCTCACCCGCGAACGCCTGGGCAAAGCTCAGTACAGTGCTGAAGAATTGGGACGCAGCCCGTTTCACAAAGACCATGACCGCATCATTTTCTCCGGCGCATTTCGTCGCCTGGGGCGCAAGACGCAAGTTCATCCTTTCACCAGCAACGATCACATTCACACGCGCCTGACACATTCGCTGGAGGTGAGTTGCGTAGGCCGGTCCCTTGGCATGCGCGTTGGGGAAACGCTACGTACAAGCCTGCCCGACTGGTGTGATCCGAGTGACTTGGGCATGGTGGTGCAGTCGGCCTGCCTTGCCCATGACATCGGCAACCCCCCCTTCGGACACTCCGGTGAAGATGCCATCCGTCATTGGTTTCAGCAGGCCGCCAATCGTGGTTGGCTGGACGACATGCGCGATGATGAACGTGCCGACTTCCTCAATTTCGAAGGCAATGCCCAAGGCTTTCGGGTACTGACGCAGCTGGAGTACCACCAGTTCGATGGGGGCACCCGCTTGACCTATGCCACCCTGGGAACCTATCTCAAGTACCCCTGGAGCGCGCGTCATGCCGATGCTCTGGGCTATAAAAAGCATAAGTTCGGGAGTTACCAGAGCGAATTGCCGCTGTTGGAACAGATTGCAGGTCGCCTGGGCCTGCCTCAAGTAGACGATCAGCGCTGGGCACGGCATCCCCTGGTGTATTTGATGGAGGCTGCCGATGACATCTGCTATGGCCTGATCGACCTGGAAGATGGCCTGGAAATGGAGCTTCTGCAGTACGCTGAAGTTGAAACGCTGTTGCTCGATCTGGTAGGCAGCGACCTGCCGGAAACCTACAGGCAGCTCGGTCCAAGTGACTCGAGGCGCCGCAAGTTGGCGATCCTGCGCGGCAAGGCTATCGAACACCTGACCAATGCGGCGGCACTGGCCTTCGTGGAACAGCAGGATGCACTGCTCGCCGGCCATTTGACCGGTGATCTTGTCGAGCACATGCACGGCCCCGCTAAACGTTGCGTACTGCACGCCAAGGCGATGGCGCGAAACAAGATTTTTCAGGACAAGCGCAAGACGCTTCACGAAATCGGTGCCTACACCACGCTGGAAATCCTGTTGAACACCTTCTGTGGCGCCGCACTGGAGCAACATGGGGGGCGCACTCCCTCGTTCAAGAGCCGTAGGGTATTGGACCTGCTAGGCAACAATGCCCCCGACCCCCATGGTTCGCTTTATCAGGCTTTCCTGCGCATGATCGATTTCATAGCCGGTATGACCGACAGCTACGCCAGCGAAATGGCACGGGAGATGACAGGGCGTTCCGGCTCTGCATGA
- a CDS encoding phage holin family protein produces the protein MDNDAIGTGATGKRLGAAVLGLLHSHIELFGIELQEQKGRTLRLLLFAGLALVFALLLLTALSGLVLVLLWDSYRLAGIIGLCVFYGLAALYCGLRLKGAVFDESSPFHSTLEELAKDRERLLP, from the coding sequence ATGGACAATGACGCCATCGGCACCGGTGCCACCGGCAAGCGGCTCGGTGCAGCTGTTCTTGGGCTGCTGCACAGCCATATAGAACTGTTCGGCATCGAACTGCAGGAGCAGAAAGGACGAACCCTGCGCCTGTTGCTGTTCGCAGGCCTGGCACTGGTTTTCGCGCTGCTGCTGTTGACAGCGCTTTCCGGGTTGGTGCTTGTTCTGCTCTGGGACAGTTATCGCCTGGCCGGCATAATTGGTCTGTGCGTGTTCTATGGACTGGCAGCGCTGTACTGTGGGCTGCGCCTAAAAGGCGCGGTGTTCGACGAGTCCTCGCCCTTCCACTCCACGCTTGAGGAACTGGCCAAAGATCGGGAGCGCCTTCTGCCATGA
- a CDS encoding DUF883 family protein, with protein sequence MASNSAKHAQDVLMADFQALVRDTEKLLADTANLAGDQAQVLREQMHERLAQAREALEVTQESLRERSQEALGSAEQYVQEKPWHAIGIAAGVGLLIGLLANRR encoded by the coding sequence ATGGCCAGCAATTCGGCAAAGCATGCACAAGATGTACTGATGGCTGACTTCCAGGCACTGGTCCGCGACACGGAGAAGCTGCTGGCCGATACCGCCAACCTGGCAGGTGACCAGGCGCAAGTGCTGCGCGAACAGATGCACGAGCGCCTGGCGCAAGCACGCGAGGCGCTGGAAGTCACCCAGGAATCATTGCGCGAACGCAGCCAGGAGGCACTGGGCAGCGCCGAGCAGTATGTCCAGGAAAAACCCTGGCATGCCATTGGTATCGCCGCCGGCGTTGGCCTGTTAATCGGCCTGCTGGCGAACCGTCGTTAA